The following nucleotide sequence is from Trifolium pratense cultivar HEN17-A07 linkage group LG2, ARS_RC_1.1, whole genome shotgun sequence.
tatatatataaaaatggtGTTTCTAATTACTGAATCTTTCATCATCATAGGCACCTCCCATGGAACAAAGGTTTACTCTCCTTGCTCGAGCTGGAAGACAGGTAAATTTCTTTAATCAAATAACTAGTGTTATTTACTGCTATAAGAATTTCATCATAATATTATCACATTCAGCACTAATATTAGAACTTATATTTTGGACAAAATTTCGACACCGTATAAAATACACAGTTTCAGTGTTTGGATGAGAGAAAGAATTAATGTGTTTGGAATATGGTGTTTGATGTCAAATTCTGATGTAAAAAAACATTTCTATTAACACATTATTACATGATTCACATAGAAAATGTTAAAGCAGTGTCcttttctaattttttgtgGAAGTTATAATAATATATCCTGTGATCCTTCCAGGTGCAAGAGATACTTCTGAAAACATCCCTTGATCAGGAAGGTATCAAAAAGGCAATACAACGAGTTTTGGAGCGTGTTCCCTAAATCTttaaaatcacaataattttGTACAGCTTTCACATTTTTAAAGTTTCAGAAAGCCATAACATTACACTTGTATTATGATGTAATGTAAAaacactccatttattcacaatttccttttatttaattCCAGTCAAGTCATTCACAAATGCCAATACCTTTAGATTTCTAATAATACAAAGTCTGATACAAAGTTTATTATTGCACACTAGTAGTATCTTTGTTGTAGCAAGTACTCCTCATAAGGGTAGCCCCTATAAATTATTACACAACTTTGATCTATGTTTCCATATTCAAACAAAGACTCTTGTGGCATAAGGGGGAGGTGATTCATGGTTAAGCTCAACCTCTCTGAGTCTTGTCTCAATGCCCTTACCTCCACCATTAGCCAATGCATGAATCCCATGTTTTGGTCCTGTCATATAAGCCCTATTATTTCTCTCCTTCTCAAAATCTACACCCATACGCTCCACAACCCCTTGAACAAGATGATCATAAACTTGGCCATCTCTAGTAAGAGCCATCATGAGTTGAGGTATCCCAAGTGGAAGTTCATCACCTCTATCAACTTGCCAGAAATGGTACACTTTACCATAAGTCTTGCAAACTTTCTCCATGTCTTTGTGTTCAATAGGTTTAGGGACATTTGGCATGAACAAAAAACCACTCTTTACCTCGTACAAATGTGAATGCCAGAGACGCTTCTCTTCGTCGGGAAGAGTCAAGAAAAGATCCTCGGAGATGATATACTCGAGACCTATAAGCCTTGCATTCTTATCTGGGCTGTCGTAGATAAGACACTGCCTCATCTCCTCGTTTTGGTGTCCGCAATAGTGGTGTGCCTCCACTTGCCTTGTCATGTCGTGAGAGTAAAAGTGGAACCTACAAAACAAagttatcaatattttttacatgAATTTTTTGTAATCAAGTGTAACAAAGTTAATCAAGTAAAGACTTGTCCACCACTAAGTATATCTCAGTCTTGTCCTCTAATAAGTATATCTCAATTCAGAGACATTATCTACAAACAAACTTACGCGCAAAGGTGTTGGTGGATTTTGTTGATGGGACCAAAACCTTGGATAGTAGATGTGACTGTCTCAAGGACAGAAGTGGTGGTGTCAGTTGGCTCTCCGGGTACTTGAGGATGGCCATTGTTGGTCGACATTTTTCTTGGATAGATGCTTCTTCTCTTCTAGTATTGTCTTAGTTTGAGGGTCGGCATAATATATGCATGACTGTGGAAGTGTGATTTTAGGAGGAATTTGGTCATGTAATGACAGCATTGCAGACATGCAGCTTTACGCGTGGTTGTGGAACTTCGACGTGGCGGGATTTACAAATTTTGTGCAACTAGTAGACGTGTCTTTTGTGCACCAAGTTTCTAACTTCAATTACATTTTTGGTAACATTGTTTCAACATTAAAATActggtaaattctaatatggaccacttcatcaagtggttgATGGTGGACcaatcatgaataacattataacgaatacgaattttataaaattcaccgttggattcaaagtttatatcatatagatcatccatggaaaaatttagaaaaattgaaaatcatttgatatgttattgagacacatcaagattaacggtttattaaataacgtaaatcttgatgggtcttaacatatcaaatgattttcaaaaaaatttcaaaaatttatggatgatctatacgatataaactttcaatccaacaatgaatttcgtaaaattcatattcggtaaaTCACTTGTCCGCGGTGAATCAGTtacaaatctatatatatatagtggtgTAACTAGGAAAAAATATTCTGGtagactattaaaaaaattataatatataaattaaatataaacattaGGGATTAATTGACTCCAAGGGTAAGTCTAAAAACTTACTCCAAATCTTGACCATTAATTACAATAATAATCAATAGctcaaattaattattaataatccCCATAGTACATGTTATTAATCAATAATAACATATATCATTCCTTCAATTTACAATTCTGCTCAATTGTACACACACCAAGATTCCATCAATTAAATGTGCTAgactatatgatataaactttcaatccaacagtgaattttataaaatttatattggttaaaatgttattgaaaggtgtaacatttgatgtcaaactagTTTGTGTCATTTGATAGTCTACatgaaattttacaaaaatgatatatatgatataaattttcaatccaactgttaagagtcccacatcggttgagagatgacccgactaagtgtttatatactagaggcaatccataccttacaagccggttttgtaaggatgagttatgCCCAACACTCATTTCTAAGAttgtatcagagcctctccacgatccgttggaccacatgttatcaggtttccgctatcgggccacccatcgtttatatccacgcaccaagcccaatagtgctaggcgtgagggggtgtgttaagagtctcacatcggttgagagatggtccaccaacggtggattttataaaatttatatcgattaaaacgttattgaaaggtgtaacatttggtgtcaaactaatTTGTGTGATTTGATTTCGAcctacttttatatatatatatataatatatatatatatatatatatatatatatatatatatatatatatataaagattcaTATATATGATTCGTAATATATACCAGATATATATCACAAGTATAGCTTGTGCAATGTCCATTTTCATGAAATATATTGTGTTGGATTTTCATGTAAGAACAAAAAAAGTGTTGGATTTTTAGTACATGCTTGATTGGAGGAGTATTTGTATATTGGAACTAGTCTTTAGCCCGTGCTTTCGCACGGctcattagttttttttttccctcaacAAATGATACATTGGAAATtaacaaaaacaattatattttttactttctaGCCCAAAAAGGAAGAACAAACAACTACTAAAAAATGAATTCACTAAATAAACTTGAGAGAATAATACCTACAAAGATGCATTCTTATCCCATTCCATAGTATCACATTTTTTAAAACCGCAAATTAATGGGCATAATAGCCATGAAACTCCAAAAATATCAcaaaaatccaataaaaaaacagtAAGAGGcccaataatattatttaagaaaataaataaataaataaataaataatgaattaaGATAACCATTACTGCACCTATGAAATACTTAAACAAATTGTTCatacaattaataattaattaacacaCCAAATCAATGAATCCAATGTACTTTATTTATATTCTTTGAAATACTTCAGGATATACAACATTTATAGTGGATGTTTTTGGCTTACCACTATCATCAGTTATAAGTATTTTTAATCCACATCGTGATTTTACTTTAGATACAACTACATATAACTGACCATGAGTAAATACTGGTCTAGGAAGATACAAACCAACATGTCATAATGTCTGCCCTTGACTTTTATTAATGCTCATGGCAAAACAAACACACAACGGAAACTGTCGTCGCTGAAAACTAATAGAGATATTTGCATCTGAAGGAAACAACCTCATGCGATGAAGATAAACAACATGACCAATATTTGTCCCAGAAGCAATCCGCACTCCAATAACATGTTCTCCAAGATAAGTTACAGTGAGGCGCGTACCATTACAAAGACCAGACGAAACATCGACGTTTCTCAACAACATAACAGGAACACCAACCTTTAGAATCAAACTATGATTAGGTAAACCAGAACACTTAATTTCATTCAAGAACTCAGTTGTAATCCAACGATGATCGACAATAGAATCACTGTCACTCCTTGATACTGAATCACAACTCAAATATTCCTTAGGTTCATCAGGAATCAAAGACAACACATAATCATTTACTTGCCCAACAACTTCTAATGTTGGCGCAAGAATTGCTCGATCTTCAAAgaaatttgaaacaaacatgTTCTTGAGAATATTAGGATAAATTGCATCAACAATATCCCTAATTGGATTCGTAACATTATGAACCAAAATATCATAAGGAATCTGAACAATTGCTTCACCATCATCAACATCACCAGCCTTTCCATCACCAACATCAAGAATCCATCTAGCAAAAACAGCCAAATTTTTGTTCTCAACCTCATCAGGTAAATATTGAAGTCTCATATTTCTTGAAAGTTTTAACACTCTAAACCTACGCCATAAATAAGAAGAATTAATAGTGGCATGAACAATATCAACACGAGTACCCTTGGGAACAACTGGTAATATTTGCCGAAAATCTCCACCGAAAACAACAGTTTTCCCCCCAAATAATAAATGTGAAGTTTGTATGAAATAATCAAACTCGTCATCATTAACAACCCTTCAGAATGAAGTTTGTATGAAATTGTCTTCCACAAATACGTTTTACTAGTTCCACcataatcatcaacaaaaaacatGGAACCAACATCATTGTCAACAACACTAATAATTTCTTGAAATGCAACCATTTGTTCATCATTCAAATTAGAAATGTGTTCATCAAATAATCTCTTCATCTCATCAGGatcatattttaattcattttcaatcaatatattattgaaaCGATCATTATTTGAGATACGACGTTTCGGCAAGCATCTTCAAGACATTTTCCATTCTCTCGAAGAAAATTATCAATATCAAGCAAACAAAGTTGTTCTATATCTTCAGAAGAGATCATaagttctaaaaaaaaaaaagttagataaaaaacaaatcattttcggaaatcaaaaatataaaacacaTAAATAGACCTACCAGGATCATTTAATGCTCTACGTCTCTGATATAAAATACCACCCATCAAAATATCCTTCAACTTAACCCAAACATTAAACGGATCACTCATAGTATTTGACGCTAATAAATTAGCAAACATCTGCCTAACGGATACTCCTGAATCAAGAAGTGCAATGTAACACCCCGATTTTTGCtaggattatttatttattatatttgtttaattgCTTGTTTGATGTGTTTGATTGAGATTTAGTAGATTTTTAGACCAGAGGGGTATTTTGTTCATGTTATGACTAATGtcatttttgataattttagaaTGAAGGGTATTATAGTAATTTTGGGTGTGTGAGGTTATCTAATGAAGTTAATAGTAACTTTGGTTTGGCATAATTATTAAGATAGTGGTGTATGAGTATTTGGTAGAAGGGTATTTTAGTAATTGATGGAGGAAGGTAAACCTAAGTATAAAAGGAGGATTTAGAGGGAGAAGtagtcattttttatgaaaattgaGAAATGAGGTAGAGAGAAGAAAAGAAGAGAtcgaagaagagagaaagaaaaggtTTTGGGAAAGTTAGAGAGGAAGAACAACAAGATTAACAAAGGAGAGGAACTCAATGATTCATCAAGCCAAGCTATCATCATTTCTCCAATTCTAGAGGTAAGGGAAGTTTTGTTAATGGGTAGAGGTTGGTTGATGAAGGGAGAGAATGAAATTCATTCTCATCTCCCAAGATCCTTCATCCCTCTCATTAGATTTGGGTTTTGTGATAAAACCCTTGGGTGTagattgttgtttttgttgttgtgaatAATCTTATTGATGTTTTAGAATTCATGTTATCTTGTGTGTTGTTTTGAGAAAAATGAGTTTTTATATGATTTAATGAATTAATGATGATGAATCTTGATGATTTGGTGTTGATTGTTGATGGAATGATGTTTTTTGAGGTTCAAATATCATGAGTGTTGATTAGTGAAGTCTTAGGACTAATGGGATTCAAATTGGGTTTTTGGAAAATCAAAGATTGAATTTTCAAGTTTAAGAAAAACTGTTTTTGATAAAGTCTGCAGCAAAAACGTGACAATTTGACCCTTTTGCGTTCTGAACTGGTTTTTGAggtcaacataaaagttgtagttCTTTCccttagctttccaacgcatgtTTACGCGTTGAAATCCGATATACGTAGCTCAACTTATGGTCTGCGCGGTGAGCAGGTCAAAACCTGCAAAATTCTGCAGGTGGATGCTGTCTTTTGCGCCTCATGCGCAAATCGCAGTCCTGCAACTCTGGTTTGCGTTGTTCTGTGATGTTAGGTCTATTTTTCCGATCCCTTTTTATCCCTAATCTTTATACGAATTAATCCTAATTATTAGGTGAGTTTAGGAGAGTTTAAATCACTACTTTTCATGATAAAACTTAGTGATTAATTAGGAGAAGTTGTTTTCGAATTAAAACGAATCTAGTAAAGAATAATTAAGAATTTTGGGAAATAGAGAGAATGTAGTTGAGTGGAGTTAGGATTAgctaaattattttatctaatCTTCGAAAAGATAATGGTgatgaatatatgaatgaaaCTAAATTGATGTGTTGgttaatgtatttaattgataaacttTATTTGTGAGTTTATTGATGAAGTGTCATTGACGTGGATTATTGATAAATTCTATTTGTgtattaaatgatgaatttcaTCGGTGTATGAATTCTTTTGGTGTATTAGTGATGTGTTCGTGCGTATGCACAATGATGGTGTTTTCGTGCTTATGCACAGTGACGAGGTGTGATTGTTCATGAATATAACTAGGATGCTCAATTTATTGATGATAATAAATAAGGATTTATCATGTGTAGGTATATTCTaaagacgatgatttagaatatttggattatgttatccatattATGTTGATGTTATAGTTGAGATAAAaccatatgtttggtatatGCACATTCATGCATTCATAAGTTGTGTTTATTGATGAGTAttctagagacgatgatctagtttactgttgttttagagacgatgatctaaaaCATTTGGAATAAGTTTTCCAAAATTATGATGAGgggtaccacatgcatatagGTCGTGTTTAGGGAGACATTGCATACTTAATTTCAATAGATGAAATGTTGTGGACTGATAAATTGTTAATTGATGTTTGCATAATTGCACACTAAATGATAAGTGATAATTTGTGTGTGTTAATTGGTGGGTGCTAAATGATGTCTAATGGTGAGTTGGATATTTAGTAATATATCTCCGATATTGTAAGTAACTAATGTTGTATGattgatttaattaattgattagtGATGTGTAAATTGAGGTGTTGATTAAATGGTATAAATGTTGCATGAATTATTAATGTGATATAATCATGTTTATACCTTGTTGtatatttcctattttttttgctCATTACATAAACTCACCCTGTTATTTGTTATTTGACTGGGCACTTGGGAGCTCAGTTTCTCAGGTGTTGCGTTTTGGTGTTCGTGTTCCGGTGTAGCCTCGCTCTGATTTGGACACATAGGGAGGGTGTAtagtatttcaattttatttatatggtCTAGGTTAAGACATAAAAATGTACAAGTCACTAGTAAAAGATTTTCATCTAATGCACGTGTatactaattaaatttataGCAATGTAATTTGGGAATAGTAATACCCTAATTCATAATATTCATCTATCTCCATCCTTAATTATTAAtcaataaagttttatttttatccgctgcgaaaattttaaaacaatcctCTTATAAAACTAGAGTAATACGAGTATTcaggttagggtgttacaaagtggtatcagagccccgttggtCCAATCGGACTATGTGGGCTAGGTGTgtgttatgtgtcgatcagagcaggtctgttgAGTCAAGCCAAGTGTGCATTGAGTCGGTTGTGTTTGTTTATCGATTGATCTTTTTATGAGTTGATTGTTGTTTACACTTGCACCTTAGTCATTTAGTTATCTTGGAAGTTGGTGAATTGCTTTATGAAGTTCGTTGTTATTTTCTTCATGACATGTTGCTTTACTCGATTCTCGATGTTG
It contains:
- the LOC123908787 gene encoding oil body-associated protein 1A-like, producing MSTNNGHPQVPGEPTDTTTSVLETVTSTIQGFGPINKIHQHLCAFHFYSHDMTRQVEAHHYCGHQNEEMRQCLIYDSPDKNARLIGLEYIISEDLFLTLPDEEKRLWHSHLYEVKSGFLFMPNVPKPIEHKDMEKVCKTYGKVYHFWQVDRGDELPLGIPQLMMALTRDGQVYDHLVQGVVERMGVDFEKERNNRAYMTGPKHGIHALANGGGKGIETRLREVELNHESPPPYATRVFV